The Niabella beijingensis genomic interval CCATGCTTGGCGGCCTTTTTGAAGAATTTCATCAGCGGGTGGAAAAAGTATATGCAGACCGCGGCATTGTGCTGAACTACCGTGTGCAGGAAAAAGATACCAGGCACTGGACCTATGAGCCTCATGTGGCGGAACTTGTTTTTAACGGCCTTTTAAAAGAGGCCGGCGTGCAGGTGTTCCTTAATGAAACACTGACAACCGTAACCACCAGACGGAAAGCCATTGAACAGCTTAAAACAACATCCGGAAAATCGTATAAAGGAACAGTCTTTATCGACGCCAGCTATGAAGGCGATCTGATGGCTGCCGCAAAAGTAAGCTACCGGGTGGGGCGTGAAAGCCGGGAAGAGTTTGGAGAATCACTTGCGGGGGCGGCGTATCCAAAGCAGGCCGTGGCAGCGATGGCATTGAATGCGCAGCAAAAACCGCTGCCCCTGATCAGCGGCACCACCCTGCCCGCAGCAGGTGCCGGCGATCATCGCATCATGACCTACAGTTTCCGTCTCTGTTTGTCGGAAGATCCTGCCAACAGCGTTCCCTTTACTGCGCCGGAGGGATATGATGCCGACCGGTATGAACTGTTCCGCCGGTATTACAGGATCGCCCCTGAAAGCGGCATCCCGCTTGATCTCTATCCCATTCCGGGCAACAAACTGGACGGGAACAATGGCATCGGCCGGCAATTGTCCAGTGGTCTTGTGGGGGAGAACTGGGATTATCCGGATGCCGGTCCGCAGCGCAGAAAGGAAATATGGAAGCAGCATGTTACTTATACACAGGGTCTCCTGTATTTTCTGATGACGGACCCGGCAGTTCCGGAGGCAGTAAGAATGCGGATGAAAAAAATGGGATACGCCAAAGATGAGTTTGCCCTGTACGATCATTTTCCACCGGTGCTGTATGTACGCGAAGCCCGGCGGATGGAGGGTGCGTATTTCCTGACACAAAAAGACATCCTGGAAAATAAAGAAAAGCCGGATCCGATCGGCGTGGGCTCCTTCCCCATCGACTCGCACGATTGTCAGCGTATTGCAACTCCCGGCGGCGGGTTCATAAATGAAGGAACCATTTTCCCGGCAGAGACGCGGGTCGGGGCGCGGGGGATCGCCTACCAGATCCCCTATCGCTGTATGCTGCCGAAAGCGGAGGAATGTACCAATCTGCTGGTTCCGGTTTGCGCCTCGTCTTCACATGTGGCCTTCAGTTCTTTGCGGGTAGAGCCGGCCTGGATGGTAATGGGAGAAAGTGCCGGCATTGCCGCAGCCGTAGCTGTTGAGAACCGGGTCACCGTACAAAAAGTGGATACAACACAGCTGGCCACCCGGCTGAAAGCAAAAGGACAGGTGCTTCATTTTTAACGGGACAATTAATATCTTTCCGGGTAGATCTGCCTGGGTTGTACTTGCTGTTCCGGGATCAGGAGCGGGCCAGGCGTATATAATCAATATATGGTACGTTACAATTTATGGTTACTGGCCGGACTGTTTCTGGCAACGAGTACAAGGGCACAGAAAAATGCGGCTCCGTCGGAATTGCGGGTAGACCTGGTTTGCCATGCAGACAAAGTAGGGCAGAATGGTTTTGTTACAGATCGCAACCTGGAACAGGCAAGACTGGAGCCGGCCGTTTTTCAGACAGCGCGTATTGCCAGTAAAAAGCCTTCATTTTCCTGGATCATGAACAGCAGAAAATCGGGGGCCCGTCAAACGGCCTACCAGGTGCTGGTGGCATCTTCGGTTCAGCAGCTCCGGTCGGGCACGGGCAATATCTGGAACTCGGGCAAGGTAAGCACCTCCCGTCAACTGGGAGTTGCTTACGCAGGAAAAGAGCTGCACCCCAATACGGTGTATTACTGGATGGTACGGTTGTGGGACGAAAAGGGTATGCCCACAGCGTTTTCCGCGCCGGCTGCTTTTCTTACCGACAGCCTATTAAAGCCCTTTGAGGTACCCCGTGTGCCGCTTGTAAAAACGGTGCAGCAACCGCAGGAAAGCAGGACGCTGGATAAAGGGAATTTATTTTATGATTTTGGAAAGGCGGCATTCGGGCAGCTTGGTCTGATGGTGGATGCAGCCGGAGACCAGGATACACTGCGGATCCATGTGGGAGAAGCTGTTGACGGAAGCGGCGCCGTTGAAAGAAAGCCGAAAGGAACGATCCGGTACCGCTTGCTGACCCTGCCATTAAAAAAAGGATTGCACCGCTATGATCCGGTTTTTCCCGCCGATGCGCGCAATACGGGCAGCAAGGCCATACCTATGCCGGGATATATCGGTGAGGTATATCCCTTCCGTTATGTGGAAGTGGAACGAACAGCGCCTTCGGTAACTATAAAATCACTGCAGCGACAGGCGGTGAATTATCCGTTTGATGATGATGCGGCTGTATTTGAAAGTTCCGATACCCTGATCAACCGGATCTGGGAGTTGTGCAGGTACACGATCAAGGCCACCAGCTTTACCGGGTTATATGTGGATGGAGACCGCGAGCGGATCCCGTACGAGGCGGATGCGCTTATTAACCAGCTCTCGCATTATGCAGTGGACGCGGAATTCAATATGGCCCGGCGCTCGCTGACCTATCTGGTCTATAATGCCACCTGGCCTACGGAATGGTCCCTGCAGAACCTGCTGATCGCCTGGAATGATTATCTGTATTCGGGAGACATCCGCACCGTTAAAATGCTCTACCAGGAACTGAAGCCCAAATTATTACTGGCATTGGCCCGGCCGGACGGACTGATCAGCACCCGTACCGGTAAACAGGACAGTGCTTTCGCAAGGTCGATACACCTGAGCAGCTTTGATGGCAACGTGGTGCTGAAGGATATTGTGGACTGGCCGCAAAAAGGTGGGTTTGGGTTGCCGCCCTCGGCCCCGGGAGAATCGGACAGTTTTGTATTCACGGATTATAATTCGGTGGTGAATGCCTTTCATTATGAGGCATTGGTCTGTATGAAAAAGCTGGCGCTGGCTTTGGGCGAACAAACGGATGCCCGTTTTTATGAAGCGCGTGCAGCCGGCGTAAAACAATCATTCGGGCGCAGCTTTATTGATCCGGATTCGGGAATTGTAAAGGACGGGGAGAACACCGGACACAGCTCGCTGCATGCCAATATGATGGCGCTGGCTTTTGGCCTTGTGCCGGAACAGCATAAGGCTGCGGTACGTTCCTATATCCGCAAAAAAGGAATGGCCTGCAGTGTATATGGCGCCCAGTTTTTGCTGAGCGCACTGTATGATGCCGGGGAAGCCGCTTATGGACTGGAGTTGCTGACAGCAACCGGCAAACGCAGCTGGTACAATATGTTGCGTACGGGTGCTACAATGACAACCGAAGCATGGGATACGGAATATAAAAATAACCAGGACTGGAATCATGCCTGGGGCAGTGCCCCGGCTAATATTATTGTAAGCCGGCTGATGGGCATTACGCCCCTGTCTCCGGCCTTTGGTCTTATACAAATAAAACCACAGCCGGGACCGCTTCGCCGGGCTCAGTTGCAGCTGCCTACGCTGCGCGGAAGGGTACACGTTTCTTTTGACAATATTACAGCATCCTTCCATATGGAAACCCTCCTGCCTGCCAATACCCGGGGTGTGATTTATTTGCCTAAACGGTCAGACTCGGACCAGGTGTTCCAAAACGGGAAAAAGATCAGTGCTGCATCCGATGGCGATTTCTGGTTTGTTAAGGATGTACCATCCGGAGCGGCGACCTGGACCGTGAATTATTAGAAATATGGAAGGGTGCATTTCTTCCATGACCCGGCCCTGTTTTTGAGTCATACAGTTGCAAGGAATGATTGTCTTTAAAAAAAGAATTGGATACTATTATTATTTTTCGTTTCATCAGAAAATATAAAAAACTGTTCAGGATAGCAATGTATGCATTGTAACAACATCTGATGTTTAAACAGTGAAACCCGCTGCAGTGGCTGATTGCGCTGTTATTTACTGGCCGGTCTGTGCAGCAATTATTTTCTTTCCAGTATTTCCCGATTTCGTAACAGATAAAGAGAAACATACTTTTAGTTTTGCACCGCCTTACCAGACGGTAAGGGTTTACCAAAAGAAAGGTGCTATGTTTAAACAAAAAGTCATAAAATTATCTGTTGTATTATTTTGTGCCGTGCTGGTTTCAGCATTGGCAAATCGTGTAGTTGCCCAGGCAAAACAGACGGGTGTGATAGAAGGCCGGATATTGAGTGCTGATAATCAGCCGCAGGAAAATGTTATTGTGGTGCTGATGCCTTCAGAACGGCAAACCATGTCGGATGACAATGGTCATTTTGAATTCAGAAATATACCCTACGGCCAGTATACGGTTTCCGTTAAGTCGCTTGGAGTAACGGCATCACCTGTATCGGTGGAGCTGAATGCCGGTAAGGCAGCAGCAGCCGACATCCTGCTGGAGGAGAATGCCAGTGTGTTGGACCGGGTGGTGGTGTCTTCCTCTTACCGCCATGTCAACAAAAACAGTACCCAGGTAGCAAGGATGCCGCTTACCTATATTGAGAACCCGCAAAACTATGCTGTGGTTCCTAAAGAGCTGCTTCAAACGCAGTTGGTGACTACTACAGAGCAGGCCCTGCTTAATATTCCGGGTGTAAGCAATATGTCCGTTGCCGGTGGAAGCGGCGGGTCTACGCTCACTTTCAAGTCACGCGGTTTTGCGAATGGCTCCGTTATGTACCGGAACGGTGTATCCACCGGGTATGTTGCATTGACAGACCTGTTCAACATCGAACGGATCGAAGCTATAAAGGGCCCCTCCTCCACACTGTTCGGCGGCAACCAGGGCGCTTCCTATGGCGGTGTGT includes:
- a CDS encoding alpha-L-rhamnosidase C-terminal domain-containing protein, whose protein sequence is MVRYNLWLLAGLFLATSTRAQKNAAPSELRVDLVCHADKVGQNGFVTDRNLEQARLEPAVFQTARIASKKPSFSWIMNSRKSGARQTAYQVLVASSVQQLRSGTGNIWNSGKVSTSRQLGVAYAGKELHPNTVYYWMVRLWDEKGMPTAFSAPAAFLTDSLLKPFEVPRVPLVKTVQQPQESRTLDKGNLFYDFGKAAFGQLGLMVDAAGDQDTLRIHVGEAVDGSGAVERKPKGTIRYRLLTLPLKKGLHRYDPVFPADARNTGSKAIPMPGYIGEVYPFRYVEVERTAPSVTIKSLQRQAVNYPFDDDAAVFESSDTLINRIWELCRYTIKATSFTGLYVDGDRERIPYEADALINQLSHYAVDAEFNMARRSLTYLVYNATWPTEWSLQNLLIAWNDYLYSGDIRTVKMLYQELKPKLLLALARPDGLISTRTGKQDSAFARSIHLSSFDGNVVLKDIVDWPQKGGFGLPPSAPGESDSFVFTDYNSVVNAFHYEALVCMKKLALALGEQTDARFYEARAAGVKQSFGRSFIDPDSGIVKDGENTGHSSLHANMMALAFGLVPEQHKAAVRSYIRKKGMACSVYGAQFLLSALYDAGEAAYGLELLTATGKRSWYNMLRTGATMTTEAWDTEYKNNQDWNHAWGSAPANIIVSRLMGITPLSPAFGLIQIKPQPGPLRRAQLQLPTLRGRVHVSFDNITASFHMETLLPANTRGVIYLPKRSDSDQVFQNGKKISAASDGDFWFVKDVPSGAATWTVNY
- a CDS encoding FAD-dependent oxidoreductase, which codes for MKDQNKKSRRHFIRTAAVAATVVPGLCAVPGAGATAFFLELTGWQAAFDIVVYGATPAGITAAVAAAREGRSVALIEPLAIAGGMMSGGLAFSDSNQMFRSMLGGLFEEFHQRVEKVYADRGIVLNYRVQEKDTRHWTYEPHVAELVFNGLLKEAGVQVFLNETLTTVTTRRKAIEQLKTTSGKSYKGTVFIDASYEGDLMAAAKVSYRVGRESREEFGESLAGAAYPKQAVAAMALNAQQKPLPLISGTTLPAAGAGDHRIMTYSFRLCLSEDPANSVPFTAPEGYDADRYELFRRYYRIAPESGIPLDLYPIPGNKLDGNNGIGRQLSSGLVGENWDYPDAGPQRRKEIWKQHVTYTQGLLYFLMTDPAVPEAVRMRMKKMGYAKDEFALYDHFPPVLYVREARRMEGAYFLTQKDILENKEKPDPIGVGSFPIDSHDCQRIATPGGGFINEGTIFPAETRVGARGIAYQIPYRCMLPKAEECTNLLVPVCASSSHVAFSSLRVEPAWMVMGESAGIAAAVAVENRVTVQKVDTTQLATRLKAKGQVLHF